From Carnobacterium alterfunditum DSM 5972:
GATCAAAAATATTGAAAAAATAAAAAACTTGTTTTAAGAAATCTTCCTTTGTACGAGCCTTTCAATGCTCAATACAGAGGAAGATTTTTAACTTATGGTAACGCTTGTTTAAATTTAGACAGCATCCATTGGATCAGTTGGATCTACTTCTTCTATATTCTCGTACAGCTGTGGATAATCATGACACTTCATATTTCTAGGTGTACATATTTCTTTCCCGAATGAGATCATAGCTTGGTGTGCTCTCCCCCAGTATTTTGCTGGGATAATTTCTGTTATGCGTTCTTCAATTTGTTTAGGTGTGGCATTTTCGTCTACTATTTTGTGGTGTTTACAGATTCGGGTGACATGTGTGTCTACCGCAAAGGCGTCTTGGTTAAAGGCGACATTCAATAATATATTAGCTGATTTAGGTCCGATCCCAGTTAACGATTCCAGTTCCTTACGTGTATTTGGAACTTTCCCATCAAATTTTTTAAGTAATTGACCACTGCTTTTATAAATATATTTTGCTTTATTTCGGTAGAGTCCGACTGTTTTTATGTAGGTTTCAATTTCTTCAGGTGAAGACTCGATAACCGCTTGAGGATCTGGGTAGCGTTCGAATAACTGATCTTTCACTTTAGCAACTGACTCATCTGTTGCCTGAGCACTTAGTATGACGACCATCAACAATTGAAACGGATTTTGATAACGCATCGTTGGTATAGCATCAGGATAAAGTTTCATAATTTCATAGATAACATGTTGAGCGGATTCTTTTTTCAGCATAGTATTTCCTTCCTTTTATTCAGTTTTTTTTAATATAACATATTTTCAGCAGCATTAAAATCAGGGTTACAATATCTTGATTTCTATGAAGCTAGGATCATAAGGACAGGTTTAGTTAGAATCATGCCATTCTAACTTTTAATATTTAAAATAACGTTTCAACAGTTCTTTAGTACTGTTAGCTGAGGTATAATAGAAAAGAGAATTGTTCTTAAAAATATGCCTATGGAGGGTCTTCGATATGAGACAGAATGACGAAGAAACGCTCAACAGTTTATATAATCTGATCCTTGATCCAGCGACTCGTGAATGGGAACGGTCATTGTTATCTTCGATCAAGAATGCCTTAGAAAACGGAGCAAATTTTGACGAACAGCTTGCAAAACTTGAGGCTGATTTACGTCCACTCGCCTTAAGAAATAATTTAACTCCCAATGTAGCCGATTTTTATAACCATATGACCGGTCATGCAGCTGCTGACGTTTCATTTGATTTCACGAAGCACGCTATAGATGATCTTACCTATCAAGATTCCGCGATATTTGCGGGTGGTTGTTTCTGGTGTATGGTAGAACCTTTTGAAACCCTTGATGGAATCGTTTCAGTCTTATCTGGCTACACCGGAGGGCATGTGGCTCATCCCACTTATGACCAGGTGAGCGGCAAGTATACCGGCCATGTCGAAGCGGTCGAGATTATTTTTGATACGCGGATCATACAATACGCCGATCTGGTAAAACTTTACTGGCAGCTGACGGATCCAACAGATGAATTTGGTCAATTTCAAGACCGAGGCAGCCAGTACCGCCCTGTTATTTTTGTTAAAGATAAGCACCAACAACAGATTGCTGAAAAATCAAAACAGCAATTAGCGGATTCTGGCAAATACAAGCAACCGATTGTCACATCAATTGAACCAGCCACCGTATTTTGGCCGGCTGAAAATTATCACCAGCAATTCTATAAAAAAAATCTTACGAGATACAAAAGAATCGAACGAGCGCGTCAACAATTTTTGACCTTCCAACGCTTGCAAAGTAAACTCCGGACCGAACTCAGCCGATTTACTAAGAAACAAGGATAGTTAAGTGGTAAGCAGCTGTTTCTCTTTTTGAACATTCTGCTTATCCTATCAAAAGAAAGGACGCTACTATGAATAAAATAGTCAAGATCAATGATAAGATGCAAAAAGGGGAATATGAATTGACCCAAGAACCGGGTGAAAACTTCGATCCTGAATTTAAACCTGAACTGTCCCCCAAGGAACTCTTGGAAATGGGTATTTTCGGCGGAAAATACATGACTGATTGTACGGATGAATTTCCGAGTGATTGGTTTGAACATGCTAAATTATCTCCTGAAAAGAAAGATATTTCTTTAAACTATTATCAAGTCGATGCTTCATTGTCTTTGAAGGCGTGGCAAGAAAAAGGCTGGATCCATTTGGGCGATCCTCGAGGCTGGTTCCAATGGTATTGTCGTTATTACTATGGCCGCCGATTGCCTGAAGAAGATCAGATCCAAATTAAAAGATGGAAAGCCATAAAAAGACATGCTGGAGCTATCAAAAAAAACTGCGAGAAAAAAGACCAGAGCTGTAGAAAAAAACAAAGACAAACTCTTCTTCATTGGGCATATGATAGTAGAAAAATCTAACTCTAAAAAATCAGATAATAGAAAAAGACCTCAAAAGGCAAACTGTTAAAAGTCTGCCTTTTGAGGTCTTTCGTTTAACTTTTTTCTGATCCTAATCTGTATTTCCTAAGCTCTTTCAGCCGTGCAACACTTAATTATAATTTTGCTGTTGCCCGAATCGTGTTTTTTATTTCTAGAATGATCACAACTTGCTGATAGCTTCTTCAACAGCTGTATTACCAGCCAGAACTTCAAATTCTTGCTTGATCGTGTTGTCATTATGGAGTACCGAAACCAACGCCTGAGCCACATCTTGACGTGGAATTTTATTGATTTCCTGTCCCATACCAACTTTTATTTGATTGGTACCAGGTTCATCAACTAATATACCAGGATGCACGATTGTCCAATCGAGTTTGGTACGATTCTTCAACCATTCATCAGCATAATTTTTTGCGATCGTATAAATTTGCAAATCCTGTTTTTGAGCCATTGCTTCACGGCCTGTACGGAAAGTGCTGACCATGACAAAACGGTTAACACCAGCTTGTTCTGCAGCAGTCATTGCTTTGATAGCTCCATCTAAGTCGATCAAAACAGTTTTATCTAACCCACTTCCACCGGCTCCAGCACTGAAGATCACCGCGTCGACATCTTTCATGGCTTCAGCCAATTCAGCTACTGAATTATTGACAAGATCTAAGAGAACTGTTTCGATCCCTCGTTCTTCGAAAAAACTAGCTTGTTCAGCACTTCGGATCATTGCACGTTCTTCAATAGAAGGATCCTCTTTAATAAAATCAGCAAAATGACGAGCTACTTTCCCATTGGCACCTATAACTAATACTTTCATTTGAAAACTCCTTTCGATAAATGATACGAATTTAAGCAAGTATACCTAATATCTCTTATTTTTTGTTGTGTTGTGATTTAAACACTGGCATAGCTTCATCATCACCATACGTTTCGATAAGCGGCAACTCATTTAAAGCCTTCATATCTTCCTCAGAGATCGTAAAATCGACTGCAGCGTTCGATTTCATATGATCTTTATTAGTCGATTTAGGTAAAGCAACAGTGCCTAATTGTAGGACATAGCGAATACTTAATTGTGCAGGCGAAGCCTTATATTTTTCAGCTATTTCCTTAACCACCGGATGATCAAGAATAGCACCATGAGCGATCGGTGAGTAAGCTTCGACAACAATATCATGGCTTTGACTGTACTCGATTATATCGGTAGGAACATTTGTAATGTGTGCGAGAATTTGGTTCACCATTGGTTTGACTTTCCCATTATTTATTAAGTTTTCCAGATCCTCTTTTTCAAAGTTAGAAACCCCGATTGCGCGTATTTTACCCGCTTCATAAGCTTCTTCTAAAGCACGCCATGCTGCTAGATTACCTTCAAAGTAATGGTTGCCATCACGGAAGTTCTCCCATGGCTGTGGACTATGAATGATCATTAAGTCGATATAATCCATATCCAAGCTTTTAAGCGATCCAGCGATTGCTTTGACAGCTTCATCGTAGTTTTTGATATTGCCTCCAAGCTTTGTAGTGACAAAAATATCTTCACGGTCAACACCTGACTCTTTGATACCAAGACCTACACCTTTTTCATTGCGGTATGCTTCAGCCGTATCGATATGACGGTAACCTAAATCAAGAGCATCCTTTACAACTTGAACAACGGCCTTATTGTTGATCATCCATGTTCCTAAACCTAATTTAGGGATCTTAACGCCATTTGATAATGTATAAGTTTCATTTAATACCATTTTATTGCCTTCTCTCGTTTAGTTTTATTAATACGTCGTTATATTGTCCTTTTTTGTCTTCAATGGTGCCAAATCTAGGAGCAAGTGTTGTACTTTTAACTAGCTCCGGTATTTTGTAATAGGTGAAGTGAAGAAGCTGATAAACTAAATCGGAACTTGATCCCTTTTTTAAACCTCCCCTTCTCCATATACAACATCTTAAACCTTAGAGTTAACTCTAGGTCAAGTAATTTGCTTCGTTTTCTTTTAATTTTAGCGAAATACACGCATTTATCTAAACGAGTGCACGACTATTTAACCGGTTGATTTTAAATAAAGTGAAGTTGTCACACAAGAGTACTGCTTTGACGCATCAAGATAATCGTGCTAAACTTTGGGCCTACTCTATTAGAGTTAGCTCAAAGTTTAGTTTTCTAGAAAGGAAGAAAATTGATGGATACCTATTCAATCAGCGAAGTAGCAAAAAAATTAAATCTTACCACGTATACCTTACGTTACTACGATAAAGAGGGGTTAATACCTTTTGTCAAACGCACACCAAGTGGAACTAGACAATTTAGAGACTCCGATGTCGAAGCCTTAAAAATAATTGAATGTCTAAAATCTACCAGTATGCCTATAAAAGAGATCAAACATTTTATTGATTGGTGCTCTATGGGAGACTCTACGCTGCAAGAAAGATACGATATGTTCTTAGAACGCAAAGCTATAGTAGCAGCACAGATCAAAGACTTGGAGCAAGCTATGGAGCTTCTCGAACATAAGTGCTATTATTACAAAACAGCCCTTGAGGCCGGTACAGAAGATGTTCACCAGACTAAAAAAATAGAGGTTCCCCATCACTAGAAAATCTATTTCAAACCATTCGACTAGAAAAGGTTAATTAGTTGAGCAATTATTTCTGAATTCCTCTATCTTATTGACCATTGCTCAATCCTAGCAACTATTCTATCAAGCTTGAAAGGATCTGTTCAAAAATGGAGATCGAAAATGTGCTTAGAATTAAGACTAGACAAGATTTAAGAGATTGGCTTGAGATACATTCAGCAACAGAAAATTTTTGTTGGGTGATCATCAATAGGGCTGCTGGAACCTATCTTGTTCAGTACTTAGACATTGTTGAGGAAGCATTGTGTTTTGGTTGGATCGATGGCATCAGGAAAAAGATATCTGATACCGAATTAGCGCAACGAATCTCCCCGAGAAAGAAAAAAAGTAACTGGACAGAATTAAATAAAGAAAGAGCAAGAAGATTAGCTAAATTGGGTTTGATGAAAGACAGCGGCCTGAAAGTTCTTCCCGATATGCAGCCTGAGTCTTTTTCTATCGATCAAGTTATTGAAAATCGTTTGAAAGAAGATGACCAGTTATACCAAAACTTCATTAACTTTCCTGACCTGTATAAAAGGATCAGAGTGGAGGCAATACAAGGTTATAAACATGACCCTGCTATTTTCAATAAACGATTGGACAAGTTCATTAAAAATACAAAACAAAATAAAATGTATGGCCAATGGAATGATAATGGGCGCCTACTCGATTATTGATGATATCCACCTAGTTATTAGAATACAACGACAAAATCTTGTATGTGAAATTTACTTAGAAGCCTCTCTAGTTACTCAATAAATGTGAAAAGAGGACGCACTCTTTTCTATTTGATTACAAAAAAAGCTTTGATATTATATATATCAAGGCTTTTTCACACGCAAATTTTTTCTGTTTTATCACCCTGATAAATAGTCATCAGAAGGACAGCAATTTAAATTTCATTTCAACCCTTTTCTTATTTTTGGTGCTAATAAAAGATAGATAATACTGCTTAGAAGTAAAACAATTCCAGCGTACATAAAGATTTGTCCCCAAGTTCCCGTTTGAGACAAGATAATATCATTCCCTTTATAGGCCCAATAGAAGGGATTCCAATAAAAGAATTTTTGCCATTTATCTCCTAGCATCTCAATTGCTAGTACACCTGCAATCAAAGGCAAAAATAAGAGTTTGATACTGCCAGCGGCACTCATAATATCTTTATTTGTAACCCCTTGGATAAACCCTACAATGATACTGAGTAAACTAGTTACCAATAAAATAAGTAGTAATTGCACTAGATTTATTTCGCTAAATCCGGTAAGCATAATTAACGCAATTGATCCGAACAGTGTAAAAATAACACCTATAACACTCTTACCTAAAATAAAGGTTGATCTACTTGTTGGTGTTACATTGATTGCACTTAAGGTGTTTTCTACTTTCTCCTCAACGATATTTAGAGCAATCAACATTCCAGCAAGTATCGATATAAAGAGTATCGAAATATTCACCAGTATCTTCTTGAGAGGCGGAACCGTTCGTCCAAACTCAATGATTTCGCTAGTTGAATCTTCTACATTCATATCTAGTTCATAAAAGCTGGTCAATAATTTTGCGTATTCAACGACACCTTCCGGTTCATCTCCTTGTGTCATTAAATAGTAGCCATCATTTTCAGGAATGATACCGATAATAGCATCTCTCTTTTCAACTCTGTCCTTTATTTCAGCTGTATTTTCGAACAGTTCTATCTTAGCAAATTGCTCTAAATATTCTACTTGGACCGTATTTCCTCCTTTTATTAAAGCCAGATCAACAGTCGTATCATTTATCCCTGGTGAAAAAACATTGATCAATACCGCGAATAAGATGGGAACCACCAGTATATAAAGAGAAATGAAATCTTTTGAATTTACTTTTAAGTCCCGCTTGAAAATGATCCATATTTTATTTAGCATACTTGATCCTCCTTACCTTAAAAGTGTTTTTTTGTATCTGCTATTTGAAAGCATGAATAAAATAGATCCAGCAATTAAAAAGCCCCCTGATATGGTTAAAACATATGCCCAATCATTATTCCCAAGGAGGACTGACTTGAATCCTTCTAGCATTTGATAAGATGGGATCAATTTTATAAAACTTGGACTCCAACTTGGGATAAGATACGCGATATTCGGGATAATCATGAGCATCATAAAGACATAAATAGCTCCAAATGCTTCCATAATATTCCTATAGAAACTAGCTATCAACAATCCAAGTGAGGATGAAAAGAAAGCTGTACTAATTAATAGGGCTAATAATAATAAATAGTCTGGTTTAAACCTCATGATCGGAAGAAGAACAATAAAGCTTGATACGATACTAGTCACCATGATCACGCCTATTTTGCTCAATAAATAGTGCCAGACAGGAGATGGTGTCAGCGCGTAAGCTTTTATGACCCCTTCTTGTTTATCCAAAAAGATATAAGCCGCTATAATAAACAACCCCATAAGAGCTCCGTTAAATACTAAGACTGACGGCATCATATTTTCTTTATCTGACAGAGACAATGCAGATGTCGTAGAAAGGGGTCTGACATCCTGGCTGTCCATAGTTGTTTCTAGCGTTTCACTTGATTCGACATGGAGTATTTTCAACAAATTTTTAAATTTATCTGATTCATAGCCTTGCAAGTAGTATTGATACGTTAACTTTTGTTCGCTATCCATTGTAATCACCGCAGCCACTTTTCTTTCTTTATCTGCCAGATACTCAGCGTCTTCTCGGCTGTTCAATAGATAAATTTCTTTGTCTTCTGTGGTGTATAAAGAAGCCTGCTTTTCTTTTTTATCAACCTCTATTTTTACAGCTTCAGACTTGCCATCTAAATCTTCAGCGGCTATTGCTTTTAAATAGACCTCACTTGCTTGATTTGGCATATCTAAGTAGAGGTATTCTGATGCTTTATTATTAAAATTATCCGGAACTGCAAATAGGAAGATTACTACTATTAAAACAGCCATAAATAATTCAATGTAAAAGTAAAAACCTCTAGAGGCTATTTTCAACTCCTTTATAAAGCTTGAAAAGAGTTTCATCTTAAATAAGCCCCCTTCCAGTGACCTTGATAAAGATTTCTTCTAGTGTTGCTTCCTTTGTATGCATCGTTTGTATTTCATGGTTTTCAATAATTTTCTGAAGCAACTTTTTGTCTTCTGTAAGCACGGTAGACAACGTTTCTTTGATTACCTTTCCTTTTTCTAAATACTCTATATCTACTAACTTAGCGCCATATTGCAATTTAAGGTTTTTTGGAGAATCGATCAACTTGATTTCTCCGTCAACAATAAACGCTACTCGGTCGCAAAGTTCATCGGCAATAAACATATTATGGGTCGTTAAAAATATCGTAACGCCTTCTTCATTTTTTTGCTTGATGATATCTTTAATATCTGCAGCAATTGCTGGATCAAGACCCGTAGTAGGTTCATCTAAAAACCAAAGATCAGGATTATTTATCATAGAGCGTGCAAATGTAAGTCTGTGTTTCATTCCCTTTGAAAATTCTCCCGCCTTAACATTTTCTTTTCCTTCTAACCCCACAAGCTTCAAAAGCGTCATTGGATCGATTGTGGGAACATCGAATAACTTCCCATAAAATGCCAGATTTTCTTTAGCGGTTAATTTGCTATAGACATTTGACTGTTCAAAACTCATACCTATTTTGTTAAAGCAATCTTTTGAAGGATCCTTTATATCGTAACCCGCAACAGACACCTCGCCCTTTTGCAACTCTAAAAGACCCGTCAGGATATTTTGCGTCGTTGATTTACCTGCACCTGAGGGCCCTAAAAAGCCAAACACCTCACCTTTTGCAACTTCAAAACTAACATCTTTCACTTGATACTTGCCGTCATTATTGTATGAATGATATAAATTTTTAACACTGATCATAGAAAACAGTCCTCTCATTAAAAGATTAGTTTGATTTGTAGAAGCTCGACTTAAGGATAGTTATATAACTTAAAAATTCTTTTTCAATGAACCGATAATCAAATTCCCTCTGGCCTTTTTGTATTTCTAGTCTAACTTCATCGCTATATTTTTCTAAGGTCCATCTGATGATATCGATTGCTTTTTTCACATCTACATCTTCTTTAAAAAGAGCATAATCAACATTTTTGGTATAGATTTCACTATAAAGTTCTAACGGAAAATCAGGGTTTATACGCATGATTTCATCAGCTGTTTTCTCTTTAAATACGATCAGGGAAAAGTCGGTTAGATAGGGATATTTTTGAAATACTTTAAGTTTGATCAATGCTATTTCTTTTAATCGTAAGATGATATCTTTTTGCTCCCAATCTAATCCCTCAATGATACTTTCCATAATGACTTTGATCACAAAATATTCTAAGTAGTTATATAATTTTTCTTTATTGCCAAAATAATGAAACAATAGCCCCTTAGATATAGCTGCATCTTCGACGATCGTATTCGTTGAAGCTTTTTGGAATGTATTTACACTAAATTCTTTCATCGCACTGTTAATGATTCGTTCCTTTTTTTCAGGGTCTACATTTATTAATAATTCTTCCATTTCTTTATCCCTTCTTTGATAATCATTTTTTGACTACTTCGGTCAATTCGATTATAACTTATTTTGACTAAATTGGTCAAAATATTTCACTAACTAGAGCACATAAAGTTAAAAAATTTGTAGTTTAAAGGCAACTACCCACCTCTTTTTTTATGAACTGGATCTGCATCATATTCTTCAATCAAGATAAGTTTTTTTGTGGCCTCAGGACTTCTTCAACTAAAAAGTAAGCGTTTCATGTTACACTGTGACTAGATTTTGATTATAAATATACTTTGAGAAAGGAAGACAGCAATGACAATGAAAGATGTACAATTAAATTCACACTATCAACTTTTGATTAATGGAGAATGGACTTCTGGTACCGGAGATAAAAAAATAACTGCCTATAATCCAGCTAATGGAGAAAAATTGGCAGATATTGTAAATGCTACTAATGAAGATGTTGATGCTGCAGTTGCAGCAGCTCAGGAAGCATTTAAAACCTGGTCTCACACTTCTGTTAAAGAACGTTCTGCATTACTCCTTGAGATTGCCGATCGGATCGAAGCAGAAGCTGATCGCTTTGCTATGATCGAAACACTAGACAACGGGAAACCAATCCGGGAAACGGCTGGGGCAGACATTCCTTTAGCCATTGATCATTTCCGTTATTTTGCTGGCGTTATCCGTAGTGAAGAAGACACTGTCAAAATGATCAACGATAATACGATGTCAATCATTATACGCGAGCCACTTGGGGTCATCGGACAAATTGTTCCATGGAACTTCCCATTCCTAATGGCGGCTTGGAAGCTTGCTCCAGTAATCGCAGCGGGTGATACATCGGTCATTAAACCTTCCTCTACTACTTCTCTAAGTGTGTTAGAACTAGGAAAAATCTTTAAAGATGTTTTACCACCAGGAGTGATAAACATCATTACTGGAAGTGGTTCTGATACAGGAGAATATTTGCAACACCATAAAGGCTTAGACAAACTGGCCTTTACCGGTTCAACTGAGGTAGGACGTCAAATCGGAATTTCAGCAGCAGAAAATCTGATCCCTGCTACTTTGGAATTAGGTGGTAAATCAGCTAATATCTTCTTTGATGACATGGATATGGATCAAGCGCTTGAAGGTGTGCAGTTAGGCATTTTGTTCAATCAAGGACAAGTCTGCTCTGCCGGTTCTCGTATTTTTGTGCAAGAGTCTGTCTATGATGAATTCATGGAACGCTTGAAAGAGGAGTTTGCTAAAGTTAAAGTCGGCATGCCTTGGGAAGAACATACGATGATGGGTGCTCAAGTCAACGAAAATCAAATCAAAACCATTGAAAAGTATGTCACAATTGGAAAAGAAGAAGGCGCTAAAGTGATCACCGGAGGAAGCCGTTATGATGAGGGTGACTTGTCACAAGGAGCATTCTACAAACCTACACTACTTGAAGTAACAAATGACATGCGCGTAGCACAAGAAGAAATCTTCGGCCCAGTTGGGGCAGTTATTAAATTTAAAGACGCCGATGATGTCATCGCGATGGCTAACAATAACGAATATGGGTTAGCAGGCGGTGTTTGGACAACTAACTTGAATACTGCATTCAAAGTAGCTCGCGGCATTCGTACCGGTCGCGTATGGGTAAATACTTATGCCAGTTTTGAGGCTGGGGCACCATTTGGCGGTTACAAGAATTCAGGTATCGGTCGCGAGACGCATAAAATGATTCTCAACGCTTATACCCAAACCAAAAATATTTATCTAAATTTAAACGAAGGCCGTCAAGGAATGTACTAATAGACAACTGAAAAACACTTGAAGATTCCGATAGTCTGGGTCTTCAAGTGTTTTATTGTATTTAAACAGTAACGATTCGATTAGTTGCGGACGGTCTTTCGTAATGCTACAGTTGCAGTAACTTACACACAACGAGGGAGGAATTTTTGTATGAAAGCAATCGCAATTGAAGCATTTGGTTCAGCCGAGCAATTAAAGGAGGTAGAAATGGCTAAACCTTCGATCAAGGAGCATCAAGTACTGATTGAAGTCCATGCCTTTTCTATCAATGCCATAGATTGGAAAAGACGCAGTGGGAAAATGGGCGGCAAGTTGCCTCTTGTTCTTGGCGGAGATGTCGCAGGAATTATCAGCGAAGTCGGCGCAAAGGTGACCGATTTAAAACCTGGTGATCGTGTTTTTGCAAACGCGGCTAGGACCTATGCTGAATTCACTAAAGCACGAGCTGAAGTTACAGCAAAAATCCCCGACAATCTTTCATTTGAAGAGGCTGCTTCTATTCCTTTGACCGGCCAAACCGCCTGGGAAGCTTTAGTGG
This genomic window contains:
- a CDS encoding aldo/keto reductase: MVLNETYTLSNGVKIPKLGLGTWMINNKAVVQVVKDALDLGYRHIDTAEAYRNEKGVGLGIKESGVDREDIFVTTKLGGNIKNYDEAVKAIAGSLKSLDMDYIDLMIIHSPQPWENFRDGNHYFEGNLAAWRALEEAYEAGKIRAIGVSNFEKEDLENLINNGKVKPMVNQILAHITNVPTDIIEYSQSHDIVVEAYSPIAHGAILDHPVVKEIAEKYKASPAQLSIRYVLQLGTVALPKSTNKDHMKSNAAVDFTISEEDMKALNELPLIETYGDDEAMPVFKSQHNKK
- a CDS encoding NAD(P)-binding oxidoreductase; this translates as MKVLVIGANGKVARHFADFIKEDPSIEERAMIRSAEQASFFEERGIETVLLDLVNNSVAELAEAMKDVDAVIFSAGAGGSGLDKTVLIDLDGAIKAMTAAEQAGVNRFVMVSTFRTGREAMAQKQDLQIYTIAKNYADEWLKNRTKLDWTIVHPGILVDEPGTNQIKVGMGQEINKIPRQDVAQALVSVLHNDNTIKQEFEVLAGNTAVEEAISKL
- a CDS encoding TetR/AcrR family transcriptional regulator, which produces MEELLINVDPEKKERIINSAMKEFSVNTFQKASTNTIVEDAAISKGLLFHYFGNKEKLYNYLEYFVIKVIMESIIEGLDWEQKDIILRLKEIALIKLKVFQKYPYLTDFSLIVFKEKTADEIMRINPDFPLELYSEIYTKNVDYALFKEDVDVKKAIDIIRWTLEKYSDEVRLEIQKGQREFDYRFIEKEFLSYITILKSSFYKSN
- a CDS encoding ABC transporter permease, with the translated sequence MLNKIWIIFKRDLKVNSKDFISLYILVVPILFAVLINVFSPGINDTTVDLALIKGGNTVQVEYLEQFAKIELFENTAEIKDRVEKRDAIIGIIPENDGYYLMTQGDEPEGVVEYAKLLTSFYELDMNVEDSTSEIIEFGRTVPPLKKILVNISILFISILAGMLIALNIVEEKVENTLSAINVTPTSRSTFILGKSVIGVIFTLFGSIALIMLTGFSEINLVQLLLILLVTSLLSIIVGFIQGVTNKDIMSAAGSIKLLFLPLIAGVLAIEMLGDKWQKFFYWNPFYWAYKGNDIILSQTGTWGQIFMYAGIVLLLSSIIYLLLAPKIRKGLK
- a CDS encoding MerR family transcriptional regulator, translated to MDTYSISEVAKKLNLTTYTLRYYDKEGLIPFVKRTPSGTRQFRDSDVEALKIIECLKSTSMPIKEIKHFIDWCSMGDSTLQERYDMFLERKAIVAAQIKDLEQAMELLEHKCYYYKTALEAGTEDVHQTKKIEVPHH
- the nth gene encoding endonuclease III; this translates as MLKKESAQHVIYEIMKLYPDAIPTMRYQNPFQLLMVVILSAQATDESVAKVKDQLFERYPDPQAVIESSPEEIETYIKTVGLYRNKAKYIYKSSGQLLKKFDGKVPNTRKELESLTGIGPKSANILLNVAFNQDAFAVDTHVTRICKHHKIVDENATPKQIEERITEIIPAKYWGRAHQAMISFGKEICTPRNMKCHDYPQLYENIEEVDPTDPMDAV
- a CDS encoding aldehyde dehydrogenase family protein, whose protein sequence is MTMKDVQLNSHYQLLINGEWTSGTGDKKITAYNPANGEKLADIVNATNEDVDAAVAAAQEAFKTWSHTSVKERSALLLEIADRIEAEADRFAMIETLDNGKPIRETAGADIPLAIDHFRYFAGVIRSEEDTVKMINDNTMSIIIREPLGVIGQIVPWNFPFLMAAWKLAPVIAAGDTSVIKPSSTTSLSVLELGKIFKDVLPPGVINIITGSGSDTGEYLQHHKGLDKLAFTGSTEVGRQIGISAAENLIPATLELGGKSANIFFDDMDMDQALEGVQLGILFNQGQVCSAGSRIFVQESVYDEFMERLKEEFAKVKVGMPWEEHTMMGAQVNENQIKTIEKYVTIGKEEGAKVITGGSRYDEGDLSQGAFYKPTLLEVTNDMRVAQEEIFGPVGAVIKFKDADDVIAMANNNEYGLAGGVWTTNLNTAFKVARGIRTGRVWVNTYASFEAGAPFGGYKNSGIGRETHKMILNAYTQTKNIYLNLNEGRQGMY
- the msrA gene encoding peptide-methionine (S)-S-oxide reductase MsrA → MRQNDEETLNSLYNLILDPATREWERSLLSSIKNALENGANFDEQLAKLEADLRPLALRNNLTPNVADFYNHMTGHAAADVSFDFTKHAIDDLTYQDSAIFAGGCFWCMVEPFETLDGIVSVLSGYTGGHVAHPTYDQVSGKYTGHVEAVEIIFDTRIIQYADLVKLYWQLTDPTDEFGQFQDRGSQYRPVIFVKDKHQQQIAEKSKQQLADSGKYKQPIVTSIEPATVFWPAENYHQQFYKKNLTRYKRIERARQQFLTFQRLQSKLRTELSRFTKKQG
- a CDS encoding YdeI/OmpD-associated family protein, which produces MEIENVLRIKTRQDLRDWLEIHSATENFCWVIINRAAGTYLVQYLDIVEEALCFGWIDGIRKKISDTELAQRISPRKKKSNWTELNKERARRLAKLGLMKDSGLKVLPDMQPESFSIDQVIENRLKEDDQLYQNFINFPDLYKRIRVEAIQGYKHDPAIFNKRLDKFIKNTKQNKMYGQWNDNGRLLDY
- a CDS encoding ABC transporter permease, whose translation is MKLFSSFIKELKIASRGFYFYIELFMAVLIVVIFLFAVPDNFNNKASEYLYLDMPNQASEVYLKAIAAEDLDGKSEAVKIEVDKKEKQASLYTTEDKEIYLLNSREDAEYLADKERKVAAVITMDSEQKLTYQYYLQGYESDKFKNLLKILHVESSETLETTMDSQDVRPLSTTSALSLSDKENMMPSVLVFNGALMGLFIIAAYIFLDKQEGVIKAYALTPSPVWHYLLSKIGVIMVTSIVSSFIVLLPIMRFKPDYLLLLALLISTAFFSSSLGLLIASFYRNIMEAFGAIYVFMMLMIIPNIAYLIPSWSPSFIKLIPSYQMLEGFKSVLLGNNDWAYVLTISGGFLIAGSILFMLSNSRYKKTLLR
- a CDS encoding ABC transporter ATP-binding protein; this translates as MISVKNLYHSYNNDGKYQVKDVSFEVAKGEVFGFLGPSGAGKSTTQNILTGLLELQKGEVSVAGYDIKDPSKDCFNKIGMSFEQSNVYSKLTAKENLAFYGKLFDVPTIDPMTLLKLVGLEGKENVKAGEFSKGMKHRLTFARSMINNPDLWFLDEPTTGLDPAIAADIKDIIKQKNEEGVTIFLTTHNMFIADELCDRVAFIVDGEIKLIDSPKNLKLQYGAKLVDIEYLEKGKVIKETLSTVLTEDKKLLQKIIENHEIQTMHTKEATLEEIFIKVTGRGLI